The sequence agaaaaaatataagcaCCCGAAAGaagtaatgtataaagaaatcagtggcctgaaaaaagatgtagcagagtTTGTAGAGTTGAGGTGAGggatttattcagtgaaataaaaaacacaatagagagtctAACCAGCGGGCTAGAAGAAGCataagagagaatttctgaccttgatgacaggttgtttgaattaacacaggtggaccagaaaaaagaatttaaaaaattgaagaaaatctaagagagataacagaaaaccttaagcactcaaatatccaaatcatgggtattcctgaaggggaggaaaaggaaatggcattgaaaacatattcaatgaaataatagcagaacttcccaggtatagggaaagtcacagatcttcagattcaggagacccaaagatccccaaacatattcagtGGACCAacaaggtcctctccaagacatgttatagtcaaactggcaaaactcaaagacaaagagacaatatTGTAAGCTGCAAGGtagaagcatcaagtcatctataaggaagccccaatcagacttACATCAGACtcttcatcagaaaccctaaaagtcagaaaagaatgagatgatatattcaaaatactaaaggacaaaaattgccagccaagaatactttacccaccaaggctgtccttccaaaataaatgacaaatagtatgtttctcagacaaataataatagtgataatggAGACCAAAGAAGTGAATACACTGGCAGAACTGAGATATCTTAAGCCCAAGTTTACAACTGAATTaaagatctatttttaaaaatacagagagaCCTAAAAAATAATGTTGAGTAAAAAGAGTAagttgtagaagaaaacataaattatgatatcatttctgaaaatttttaaacagataAGAAAAATCATGATATTATTCATGAGTATACATATagtaactataaaaatataagaatggaCTGGAAAGTTGCACCGTAAATTTGTGATAATGGTTTCTTGTgggaagaatataaataaaaatcaaatatgccaatagaaaaaaaaaaaaagaaatacagaatcaAGCTACAAGCAGGTGTTATCTCTCAACTACACAGATATGACTTTTCTGAGACCCAGTGCTATCTTTCTGTTCTCTGCCAGTTTCCCTTTGACTTCAAGTTCCTACATTCTGCAATTAAATTAACTGGCCAATGAATAGGAAAGGAGGCTTGAATATTGCTCTGCTTCTCAATCTTTTCCTTGTTATGTTACCTATAAAATTAAGGCGCAGAGGGCAAATTACAGGGGATTTGAgggtatatttatgtatatgatGTTTAGGGTACAAAGTCTTCATGTTTTCTTTACATAATATTgctaagaaaaatgaagcaaagtATTGGAAGTTGTTAAATATTGGATTGGGACAGAAGTAATGCTTTGTTTTCAGTAATGTAATGAGAAAGTTGAAATTGctttcagttaaaataaatatatatattttaaattttaatcatggtaaaatatatgaggcaaaaaaTTTGgctatttttaaccatttttaagtgcacaattcagtggcattaattactcTCACAGTATtatgcaactatcaccactatttccaaaacttttatatttctttgaatagaATGAAACTGTCTAACCATTAAGCAATATCTTCCTTTTCCTGCCATCCCCTAGCCCCTGGTAActtaatttactttctgtttttaagaatttTCCCACTGCAAGGGGCTAGCTGGTTGACTCAGTTGGTTGTAGCACAGTGTTATATATaacccaaggtcaagggctcggatACCCACGCTGGCCagcagctgaaaaaaaaaaaaaaaaaagaaagaaagaaagaattttaccattatagaaatttcatataattggaatcatacaatatttgtctttgtctgtctgccttatttcgcttagcataatgtcttcaagattcatgTATGTTGGAGCATGtattagaatttcattcctttttaagtctgaataatatttcattgtgtggatataccatattaccgtgtatccattcatccattgatggaaaaTTGGGATATTACCAGCTTTGGCTATTGGaaaaaatgctgctatgaacatggctGTACAAATATCTGCTcaagtccctgttttcaattctggATCTGAAAATTGTAGAATCATGTAGTAATTTTTTTGatacattaaacatttattataattaattggCAATATGATAAGACAGTGCTTGTGTAGCTTGAATATTGGTCAGAATCACAACAAAGCTTAATCCAGCCCAGCATGTACAAGTGATAGTGTAATATTTAGATGCATGTAAGTACATATAAAAGTGATGCTGAACAATggcatagttttaaaaaacacagggCCAAGTAATGCCATTTTATCTCACTCAACTCACTTTTTTGTATGAAAGTTGTCTTTAAAATTTATAGAAGACTTCTGATAACTAGACAGTGccatggaaggaaagaaagctgCTGTAAAGTTTGCAGCACTTCTAACAGGAAGGAAGCAAAATAAATTTGACTTTAACAAGCACCCAGAAGGAACATGCATCCTTTAAATAGTGACTTTACATGCATCACTCTATGAAGGGAACAACATATTTTCTGTAAGATACTGTTATGAAGAATTTCTGGTAAATTAACATTCCACTTTACTTGGGGGCGTCAAAACTAATCCAACAAACTAAATGATTATGACCACAAAAAATTCATCTCAGGAATCAAATGTGCCTTGGCCTTAAAAATTATATGCTCACTATTATGAAACAATCTGTGTCACGCCTGGTTCAGAATgcctaaaaaatactttttagtgTAAAACAGCATTATTCCAGTTTAGTTATATAAAATAATCTCTGTTCCCTTTGTTTTAAGATATGTAGTTTCCAATACAGGTCTTTggtaaaaatttgtttttaagttttattgagttcaattttcattcatttcatatgACATGTCAATTcccttttttcttatatatactgAAAGGCTGCATTAGTCTTTGGTTTCATAGAAGCAGATATCACATTATAATGTAAGTTTCTTTTGTCaaatacattaattaataaatatatattgcctgattgattttacatttatgtaGATGTGTCATTGTCATGTATGCACATAATCAGATTAAGAGAAACTGACCTACAAACtttaaaatatccagaaaaggtatctttctttttctgcatcatcGTAATTCATATTTATGTCCCTTAATTTATTGCTTGATTAACcaaatttccctttaaaaaaaaattgtgtaggCCTGTGTAAAGCAACTTAGTAAAACAGTTATACTGACAAGCTGACGAGATATCATCTTACACCAATAGCTAACACGGATATGAAGGCGGTGACCATTTACAGTGTGTGAAATGCCACAAGAAGTCATCAACAAGCGAGGAGGAGTATGTCAGTCTATTTCTTCAAGAACACTACATGTGGTTCCAGCTTCTTCTTGCATTAGATTGACCTGCTCAATTGCTTTAAGGacatttttcttgggtatttcCTGAACTTCCCCTCCCAAAAGAAACTCATcgaaaataaaatatgacttcTCAAAATTAAAGATGATATCAAGTTCACACACACTGCCAAAATACTTGTCAAGTAATTCCACGTAACAATGAATTATTTCCAGAGTAATTAGTTCATGGTCCTGATCTTCAATAACACAGCAAAAATACAGTCTAGTATATCTTTTGTAAATAATCTTCATATCTCGCCACTCAAGGAAGCTGCACATTTTAGATTTCTGTGCTAAAATAGGTTTAACAAGTCCTCCTgtgatctttttcttctctttttctgatagTGGGACATGCCATTTCTGCAGTCTAAGCTTTCCTTGACAACTAAAAATCAACATAAACTGCATGGCGGCTGCGGGCCGTGGATAGTGGCTGAGTGGGAGCCCCTGTGACTGTGCGGAGGAAGAGCAGCTGTGTTactgtgtgtgttttgggggggtgggggtgggacccGGTTGGCCTTATataataattctatgtttaattttttgaggaactgacatATTGTTCTCCACAGtagctgcatcattttatatttccaccagcaatgcacaagggttccatttctccacattctcaaccacacttattttctgttttttggttttattggagtttttgataatagccaccctAACAGATGTGAAGCAATATCACATTGTCATTTAattcgcatttccctgattataGTGATATTGACTATCTGTTCCTGTGCTTACTGGTATTTgtatgtctgttcaagtcctttgcccagaTTGAATTGAGGTTTTCTGTTGTAGTTTTTCTCGTCATTGTTGTTGCATtgtgagaattctttatatattctggatatcaatcacttatcagatatgtgattttgcaaatattttctcccattctgtgagctgacttttcactctgttgatagtatctgtttcacaaattttttagttttgatgtaatccaatttatctgtttggttgtctttgcttttttgccttatccaaaaaatcattgccaaattcatTGTCATGAGGcttttcctctaggttttcttctgagagttttataatattacctcttacatttaggtttttgtttcattttgagtttatatttgtatatgatGTAACTAAGGGTCTAATATCATTCTTTGGCATGTGCATATCTAGTTTtctcatcatttatttaaaagagtgtcctttccccattgactAGTCTTGGCACCTTCATCAAAAATCATTTGGCAATATGTGTGATTGTTTATTTCTGGGGtgtctgttctattccattgatctatatgtctgtcttcatGCCAgaaccacactgttttgatttatATAGGGTTGTccttaaatatgaaataaagaagTGTGAGTTCTCAAACagtgttcttattttttatgaagattgttttggctattcaaggtcccttgagattccaaaattttaggatggatttatctatttctgcaAAATACATCATTGGGAATTTGATAAAGATTGTATTGTTTTGGGTTATATTGATATATTAATAACATTAAATCTTCCAATAAACGAACAGGTGTGTTTacattatctttgaattctttcAGCaatcttttttagttttcagtgtacaaagttcatttctaagtattttactctttttgatcCTTTTGTAAATgacttgttttcttaattttctttttgaactgttcattttattatatacaaacaacttattttttgtgttgactttgtatcctgaaaatttgctgaatttgtttattagttctagcaagttttgtttgttttgtgaaacatttagggttttctatatataagatcatgtttgtgaaaagacaattttactacttcctttcctatttggatgtatttatttctttttcttgtctaattgctctggctaggacttgcTGAACAGAGATGGCCACGGTCGGCATTATTCTGCCTTATTTCTGATCCTAGAGGaacagttttcagtttttcaccattgagtatgatgttttaCCATGGGTttttcatacatggcttttattatgttgaggtagttttcttctattcctagttttttgagtgtttttaaccatgaattgggtgttgaattttgtcaaataatttttttctgcatcaggtaagatgatcatgtggttaTTTGTCTTGATTGTTTTAATGTGGTGGATTGCATTGATGGGCTTTTTCATGATAAGCCACCTTGAATTCTAGCTATAAGTCCCAATTAATTTACTGCATAAGACTTTTTATTCTGCTGTATTCTgtctgctagtattttgttgagaatttttgtatcaaTATTTTTCAAGGATATTGGTCTAGTTTTCTTGTAGTGTATCTGTCTTTGCTATAACAAAGACActtgcctcataaaatgagtttggatgTATTCTCTGCTCTTCGATTTTTTgagagagtttgagaagaattggtgttagggcttcttgaaatgtttggtagaattaaccAGTAAAACCTTCTGGTTCTGGGCTTTCCTTTATGAGGAGGTTTTTGAGTATTGATTCATCTTcttactagttataggtctattcagactTCCTATTTTTTCGTAATTTAGTCTTCGTAGTTGTGTGTTTCTaataattatatctttttttacttcatctaggttattcaatttgttggcatgtaaaTTTTCATAGCATCATCCTACAATCCTCTTTTAATCTATGCAATATGTAATAATGtctccatttatatttttaatttgttaatttgaatcttttctctttttttcttaatcaatatagttaaaattttgtcaattttgttgatctttttgaagaaactAGTcctggttttgttgatttttctcaattgtttttctagtttcaattttatttacttctctaatttttattatgttcttaCTTCTACTAGCTTTCAATTtagtttgtactttttttttttttagttttctaaggtATAAAATTACTTTGTTgacttgagatctttcttcttttcaataAGTATTTACAGCCATAAATTTCCCTCAGAAATGCTTTTAATACATCTCCTAAATTTTGTTatgctgtatttttgttttcatttgtcgcaagatattttctaatttctcttgtgatttcttctttgaaccattTGTTGTTTAagtgtgtgttgtttaatttacttatttatgacTTTCCCACCCTTCCTtttctattgatttctagtttcattacactaagattggaaaagataatttGTATGAATTAagttggttattttatttttcaattccagaatttctttttggttctttttcataatttttatttacattctcattttgtttatcatttatatatctttatccttatttcctgttttgttttaattagtgtttttctttacctctttgagcatatttaagacagttgttttaaagtttttttttctagtatgTTTAATGCCTATGTTTCTTCAGGTATGGTTTCTGCCATGTTATTTTCTCCCTTGAATTGGACATATTTTCGTTTTCTTTTTGccttgcaatttttttaaattaaaaattgaacttaaaaaaaaccaGTTACATCTCCCAGTCTTTTCAGACTGTCCCTGTGTTGGGCAAGTCCTTCACTAGTTAGCTGGGCATGATCTGAGCCTTGGGACCAACCTGCTGAGAAAgttttctctgttcattttctgAGAATGTGTCTTGCCTGAGCCTACATGTTAGTTTTTGATTTCCCTGTGTACATGGGttcttttaatgtattaatttatttgtgaTCCTATCCCAGTTTCTACTCAGGCCCTTAGATCATCTATTCTGTGTACCCACCTGTAATCTCTTGACTCAGGCACCTGTAGGTCTTAGTCTCACTAGGCTTTGTCTGCTGCTTCTCCATGGCTCATATCTGAGGTACATAGCTTTTCCACTGACTGAGATCTTAGTTGGTCCCTACAGGAACCGGTCCTTCAGGCAGCTCTAGACAGGTAAGAATGTTTCAAATATGGTCTGCTCTGGTTTGAGGAAGGGCATTGGGAACTGATATGTTGCCTCCTCCAGACCAAGACTGTACTGCACTGAGGAAGGAGGGGTACAGGACTGATAATAAATACCACAAAATTTCCTATTATTTTGAATGTGGATTTTCCTTTATTGGGCGTTTACTTGGTTGGTGTAGACCTTTGAATGCTTTCCGGGTATATGATAAGTTTATTTTAGTCaactttttagttgttttttgaGGTCTCCATAAGGAAACAAGAGCTGGAGCTTCCTAGTCCACCATTTTGCTGATGTCACCCTTTTCTTTTATGGAAACATTTGATGCTACAAATTTTTCATTAAGAACTACTTTacctgcatcccacaaattttaatgcattttatttttattatgcttcCATTCAAAATATCACACGATTTCCTTTGTGATGTTCTTTTTCATCCATAGAAGATTTAGAAAtgagttatttaatttccaaattttagggctttttctaaaacttttattttttgttgatttatttaaagTGTTCTAAGAGGACATGTTACaaaatttcagtattttgaaatgtatttagaCTATTTATGGCCTAACATATGTTGGTAAATGATCCATGTGtctttgaaaataatgtgtattatgCAGTGTGtataatattctataaatatcaattaagtTGCACTTAATAGTTTCATTCAGAATTTATATGTTCatactgacttttatttttttattttttatttatttttattattattattattattatttttattttttttaaattttattttgtcgatatacattctggctgattattgctccccatcaccaaaacctccctcccttctccctcccccctcccccccaacaatgttctttctgtttgcttgtcgtatcaacttcaagtaattgtggttatatcttcttccccccccgtttgtgtgtgtgtgtgtgtgtgtgtgtgtgtgtgtgtgtgtgtgtgaatttatatattaatttttagctcccaacaataagtgagaacatgtggtatttctctttctgtgcctgccttgtttcacttaatataattctctcaaggtccatccatgttgttgcaaatggcagtatttcattcgtttttatagctgagtagtattccattgtgtagatgtaccacattttccgtatccactcatctgatgatggacatttgggctggttccaactcttggctattgtaaagagtgctgcgatgaacattggggaacaggtataccttcgacttgatgatttccattcgtctgggtatattcccaagagtgggatagctgggtcgtatggtagatctatctgcaattgtttgaggaacctccataccattttccatagaggctgcaccattttgcagtcccaccaacaatgtatgagagttcctttttctccgcagcctcgccagcatttatcgttcagagtcttttggattttagccatcctaactggggttagatggtatttcagtgtggttttgatttgcatttcccggatgctgagtgatgttgagcattttttcatatgtctgttggccatttgtatatcttccttagagaaatgcctatttagctcttttgcccattttttaactgggttgcttgttttcttcttgtacagttgtttgagttccttatatattctggatattaatcctttgtcagatgtatatttagcaaatattttctcccactctgttcgttgtcttttaactcttttaattgtttcttttgctgtgcagaagctttttagtttgatataatcccatttgtttatttttcctttggttgcccgtgcttttggggtcgtattcatgaagtctgtgcccagtcctatttcctgaagtgtttctcctatgttttctttaagaagttttattgtttcagggtgtatatttaaatctttaatccattttgagttgattttagtatacggtgagaggtatggatctagtttcattctcctgcatatggatatccagttatcccagcaccatttgctgaagaggcagtcccttccccagtgaataggcttggtgcctttgtcaaagatcagatggcagtaagtgtgtgggttgatttctggattctctactctattccattggtcagtgtgtctgtttttatgccagtaccatactgttttggttattatagctttgtagtatagcttaaagtcaggtagtgttatgcctccagctttatttttttttgctcagcattgctttggctatgcgtggtcttttattgttccgtataaatgactggatagttttttccatttctgagaaaaatgtctttggaattttgatggggattgcattgaatttgtatatcactttgggtagtatggacattttcactatgttgattcttccaatccaagagcatggcatatctttccatcttcttgtatcctctctaatttctctcagcagtggtttgtagttgtcatgatagagatttttcacctccttggttaactcaattcctaagtattttatttttttggtggctattgtaaatgggcaggctttcttgatttctcattctgcatgttcactattggagaaaagaaatgctactgatttttgtgtgtttattttgtatcctgctaccgtgctgaaatcatttatcaattccaagagtttttttgtagaggttttaggctgttcaatatataggatcatgtcatcttcaaacagggacagtttgacttcatcttttccaatctggatgccctttatttccttcttttctctgattgctctggctagtacttccaacactatgttgaataggagtggtgagagtgggcatccttgtctagttcctgttcttaaaggaaaagctttcagcttttccccattcaggatgatattggcagtgggtctggcatatatggctttaattatgttgagataatttccctctatacctaacttatagagggtctctgacttttatttctaattcttataAGAAGTACTGAGTTTATTAACATTAATAACTATGATTATGGAATTGTCTCTTCCTTCTGTCAGTTTggcttaatatatttttaaattctatattaataacatacatatttatatttgatGTGTTTCTGATGTATTCAAATTTTTTGTAATTATCAagtatccttctttctttttagtaACAGCTTCAGGTTTGAGATCTATtatgtctgatattaatatagttagTCACTTTggctttcaaatatattttctgcctcctttttttATGGGATTCCAATTATATTAATATTGGAATTTCATTTTGTCTCCCAAGTCTCTgagtttcattttcattaatcttttatctttctgttttttatgttAAGAAATTCTACCGGTGTATTTTCATGCTCACTGATTACTTGTTTGACCGTATAAAATCTGTTTTTGAGCTATCtacattttttgtaaaattttagttattgtactCTTCAGCCTCTAAATTCtcatttggttatttattttagaGTTCCTATTTTACTCTCAAGGTTCTCTATCTGTGTGTTTGATGTTCTTCTACTTGTTGAATGtattctccttaatttctttgaatGTATCTATGATAGGTGCTATAAAACCTTTGTCCGATTCATCCAACACAATGGCCCACATGTAGTGGATTTCTATTGGCCGCTTATTTTTCGACTAATAATGTCCACACTTTGCACTTTCTGCACATATCTAGCAGCTTTTGATTGAAAATTGAATATTGTTGATAACAGGTTATAGGGAATGGATTCTGTCATGTTTACCTGAgaattttgctgttgttgttgttctaatAAGGAGTTAACTTGCCTAAAttcaaaatgtaaactttatCTACTATGCAGTGTTCAGCTGCTATCTCTCTGCTGTCTTTGAATGCTTTTCACTGTTGCTTTTTGTGCAATTTGGTGGTCAGCCAAGGAGTTGAGCAGAGATGTAGCTCATACTCTCTgtgctttccttccttctaagaattccttttttatttcagttttttttattcctttttatgtcagTTTCAGGCTCTGTTTTCTGAAATGTCAAGAAGATATTTGCATATGTCCTATTTTGTGTTTCCATAACATGCACAGATAATTATCAtagcattttgttgttgttgttttttgttttattttatcaatatatgatgtagttgatttttgtgtccctttaccgatcctgcttcccccttctctctcccccctcccacccattaacattatatctgttcacttgtcttaacaagttcaaagaattgtgattgttgtatcacAGCATTTGTTAATATGATAGGGTTGAAATCATCAAACTTTGGCCTGCAGGAAAAATCTGTCACATTGCCTATTTTTGGAAATACaatttcattgaaacataatgcataaatgttaaatatttatgtaatgtATACAGTtacttttgtactttttaaagtgAAGTTAAGTAGTTGTGACAAAGAACCCATGGCCtgaaaagtgtaaaatatttacTCTATCGCCCTTTGTAGTGAGTTTTCCAACCTCTGAAACAGAGtgttattgaatttattttttttatgtttgatgTGAAAACGTCAAACTAGAATCCCCTAGAAAGTAGAAACAATACTTTGCTTTGTTTCACCAGCAAGCACTGGAACAATGATTAAGACAAATTATGtgttttaaaactcttaaaaattaatagtgcatttttatatgtaacttaaactaaaaatattaaaataaactataaaataagtgGAAGGAAGATAGTGCAATAAAGTTCTGATTAATTCTAATGGTGAATATTTtcatggttattttaaaaaataaggcaacactatttttaataatgaaatttaatattgctatttttttttggtgtcctAAACACATGCTTATTTTACCTATTGTATAATGCAGTCCTGACTCCATAACTCAGTGTTGAAATTCCTAGAAGATGACAGCTAAATAGAACCAACATGAATTTTCTCACCTTTGAATATGATGTTTTGCCTGTCAGATGGAACTTCCTACTGGGTGTTCTCTGAGATTCTTAAATGTGTCATCCTAtatcttttgttttgaaaaattctaGGCCATTATCtcttagaaaatatttcccaTTCTCACTCTCTCCTAAAATTCCAATTACATATTAGTTAAactgt comes from Cynocephalus volans isolate mCynVol1 chromosome 6, mCynVol1.pri, whole genome shotgun sequence and encodes:
- the LOC134380098 gene encoding AP-1 complex subunit sigma-2-like, which gives rise to MQFMLIFSCQGKLRLQKWHVPLSEKEKKKITGGLVKPILAQKSKMCSFLEWRDMKIIYKRYTRLYFCCVIEDQDHELITLEIIHCYVELLDKYFGSVCELDIIFNFEKSYFIFDEFLLGGEVQEIPKKNVLKAIEQVNLMQEEAGTTCSVLEEID